In a single window of the Necator americanus strain Aroian chromosome X, whole genome shotgun sequence genome:
- a CDS encoding hypothetical protein (NECATOR_CHRX.G24212.T2), which translates to MWVRNRTAPGPGRTKPEHLKNLRPALFNTLARIFTRYLSECKGDPHDIGNCHPVCLLSVIYKLLTRVILNRIEKLLDEGQPCEQAGFRKGFNTIDPIHTVSKLIEVSREYKMPLCLTFIDLKKAFDSVETEAVVEALDNQGVPTQYIKVLRELYSNFTTGISPFYKNVIIDVKRGVRLGDTISPKIFTATLENAMRKLEWDDM; encoded by the exons ATGtgggtaagaaatcgtacggcacccggtcccggcAGAAcaaaaccagaacacctgaagaaccttcggCCAGCACTgttcaacaccctggcgaggatctttacacgttatctgtcggaatgcaag ggagatccacatgataTCGGCAACTGCCATCCagtctgcttactgtccgtcatctacaagctcttaacaagagtgatccttaataggattgaaaagctcttggatgaaggacagccatgcgagcaagcagggtttcgaaaaggattcaacaCGATTGACcccattcacactgtttcgaaactcatcgaggtatcacgagagtacaagatgccgctctgtctcaccttcattgacttgaagaaggcctttgactcagttgagacggaagcggttgtggaagccttggacaaccaaggcgtccctactcagtacataaaggtacttcgagagttgtacagtaacttcacgaccggaatttcccCATTTTACAAGAAcgtcatcattgacgtgaagaggggggtgcgactgggtgatacaatctcacctaaaatattcacagccaccctcgagaacgcaatgcgaaagttggaatgggacgatatgtga
- a CDS encoding hypothetical protein (NECATOR_CHRX.G24213.T1): MTLCEERQISADIILASSGRPLTDLECADHAVIVAESMLSTLCQSWLQPMDYVYALINASRRGLPRDPERESGLVELVDELCYLGFMMKNNGSYERDVQQRCAKATSAFNS, translated from the coding sequence ATGACATTATGCGAGGAACGGCAGATCAGTGCCGATATCATCCTCGCATCATCAGGGCGCCCTCTAACCGATCTCGAGTGCGCTGACCATGCTGTTATAGTCGCGGAaagcatgttgtcaaccttgtgtCAAAGCTGGCTGCaacctatggactacgtctacgccctgataaatgcaagcagacgTGGACTTCCTCGAGACcccgaacgggaatcaggactagtcgaactcgtcgatgaatTATGTTACCTGGGCTTTATgatgaagaacaacggcagctacgagagagatgttcagcaaagatgcgctaaggccacttctgcatttaactcctaa
- a CDS encoding hypothetical protein (NECATOR_CHRX.G24209.T1), with translation MWQICEGYRLEDGAGQRSLSAIANNIQCAWELLTLGRIPEGVVKWQTVSENAVLTYAAYRRLAGKAPNQGNQAMATSSCTTAHQIAMASVSY, from the coding sequence atgtggcaaatatgcgagggctaccggctagaggacggagccggccaaagaagtttgTCAGCCATCGCTaacaacatccagtgcgcttgggaactcttaacgttgggacgcatACCAGAAGGAGTGGTGAAGTGGCAGACAGtatcagaaaacgccgtgttgacatatgctgcgtacaggagactcgctggaaaggctccaaatCAAGGGAAtcaggcgatggctacaagctcatgtaccacggcacatcaaatcgcaatggcttcggtatcatattga
- a CDS encoding hypothetical protein (NECATOR_CHRX.G24211.T1) — protein sequence MTTKTIHRNLQFQKPSSLRWTWESPSGGYRNEIDHITVNKRFCLTDVAVVPEFYTGSDHRLLRGRFSFTRRAEKAAKFRERNLRTIIDWDLFATLTGFWEDSAMDNIDDEYDRLVEHLHDCAKNAESFKTTKRRLSLETLELIRQRGAARAAGNQELTSELARLCREAIKEDFKERRAEG from the coding sequence atgacgactaagaccatccatagGAACttgcaattccagaagccctcctctctgcgctggacgtgggagtcacccagtggagggtaccgtaatgaaatagaccacatcaccgtcaataaaaggttctgcctgacggacgtcgctgttgtaccagagttctatacgggatcggaccatcgcctcctccgaggaagattttccttcacaaggagagcagagaaagccgccaagttcagagagagaaatctcAGGACTATCATcgactgggatctcttcgctacgctaaccggcttttgggaagattccgcaatggacaacatcgacgatgaatatgaccggctcgttgaacaccttcacgactgcgcgaaaaatgctgagagttttaaaaccaccaagagacgcctgtctcttgaaactcttgagctgatccgccagcgtggagcagcacgagccgcagggaaccaagaactcacgtccgagctcgcaaggctttgcagagaggcgataaaggaagactttaaagagagaagagcggaaggctga
- a CDS encoding hypothetical protein (NECATOR_CHRX.G24212.T4), with protein MTTVGPEPWVPRDIKRTTGGPPTRWSDFFTESFKGNYDALRVPRQRRNHWVTGYSLGGSLASMTSLYVTKKQLVDRSLIRLVTFGEPRTGNVAFAKEIEETIVFRYRIVKKNDFISSIPRSVDPTTSLLTATLFDRQPLFYRHLVHYDNNMEKNGTFSVCGLSDDFGCRNTDLSYDLTDHLTYFHIDIDQFIEDGCPRDRLF; from the exons atgacaaccgttggaccagagccgtgggttccccgcgatattaagcgcactacaggaggaccgccgacccgatggtcagatttcttcacggagtccttcaaaggaaattatgatgctcttcgtgtcccacgccaaaggaggaaccactgg GTTACTGGCTATTCTCTGGGTGGTTCCTTAGCCTCAATGACATCACTCTATGTGACGAAGAAGCAGCTTGTGGATCGCAGTCTT ATTCGCTTAGTTACATTTGGTGAGCCAAGGACAGGAAATGTGGCATTTGCAAAGGAGATCGAGGAAACTATTGTTTTTCGCTACcgtattgtaaaaaaaaacgatttt ATATCAAGCATACCAAGATCAGTGGATCCCACAACTTCGTTGCTGACTGCTACGCTATTTGACAGGCAGCCGCTGTTCTATCGGCATTTAGTACATTATGATAACAATATGGAGAAGAACGGAACGTTCTCG GTTTGTGGGCTCTCCGACGACTTCGGCTGCCGCAACACAGACCTCTCTTACGATCTTACCGATCATCTCACTTATTTCCACATAGATATCGATCAGTTCATCGAAGACGGTTGCCCACGGGATCGGTTGTTCTAG
- a CDS encoding hypothetical protein (NECATOR_CHRX.G24212.T3) — MYRSSAESTKTMFMRNGWISDAPFTLNETNISECTSYVYLGRELNMMNDLTPELGRRRRADWGAYNSVEDVAKKTRNTRLCAHLFNTTVLPVLTYASESWAFRKQEENTVSVIERAVERVMLGVSRFTQVRDGIRCSLLRQRSKIRDTAAFAKESKIR; from the coding sequence ATGTAtcgatcttcagctgaatctacaaagacgatgttcatgcggaacggatggatctcggatgccccgttcacgctcaacgaaacgaacatatccgaatgcaccagctatgtttatctgggtcgggaattgaacatgatgaacgacctgacccccgagctgggcaggaggagacgagcggatTGGGGAGCATACAACAGTGTCGAGGATGTAgcgaagaagaccaggaacacccggctctgtgcccacctcttcaacaccaccgtacttcctgttttgacctatgcttcggaaagctgggcatttcgcaagcaggaagaaaacacggtgagcgtcattgaacgcgcagttgagagagtgatgctaggagtatcccgtttcacgcaagtgagggacgggattcgatgttctctcctacgtcagcgatcgaagattagagacaccgccgcgtttgccaaggaaagtaaaataaggtga
- a CDS encoding hypothetical protein (NECATOR_CHRX.G24210.T1) — MSTPGERKFFQKLMGLEACNLLIGSKFYAKHSNRKESPDSGGKPGTVAPGRTELQESYRLPKRIRTRMAICTYNARTLASEAAIEDLMMQAKKIKYDVIGLTETRRRHPLNAAYETGEELFLGTCDSKGVGGVGVLVNTSMAKNIDSFEQLTTRIGRLRMRRCGSTPALTIFVAYAPTLSY; from the coding sequence atgtccactccgggagaacggaagttcttccaaaaactcatgggactagaggcttgcaacctgctcaTCGGttctaaattttatgcaaaacacagtaatagaaaagagtctcctgattccggaggaaagcctggtacggtagcgccaggtaggacggagttgcaggagtcatataggctaccgaaacggataaggactaggatggcgatctgtacttataacgcacgtacacttgcatcggaagcggccatcgaagatctgatgatgcaagccaagaagatcaagtacgacgtcatcggactgaccgagaccagacgacgtcaccctctcaacgccgcatatgaaactggagaagaattgttcttaggaacatgcgacagtaaaggtgttggtggagttggcgtcctcgtcaacacgagtatggcaaagaacatcgactctttcgaacaacttacgacccgaatcggacgtctgcggatgagaagatgtggttcaacaccagctttgactatcttcgtcgcttacgctccaacattaAGCtactaa
- a CDS encoding hypothetical protein (NECATOR_CHRX.G24212.T1) has translation MPLCLTFIDLKKAFDSVETEAVVEALDNQGVPTQYIKHQPSGANADRIRRNMWMYRSSAESTKTMFMRNGWISDAPFTLNETNISECTSYVYLGRELNMMNDLTPELGRRRRADWGAYNSVEDVAKKTRNTRLCAHLFNTTVLPVLTYASESWAFRKQEENTVTGYSLGGSLASMTSLYVTKKQLVDRSLIRLVTFGEPRTGNVAFAKEIEETIVFRYRIVKKNDFISSIPRSVDPTTSLLTATLFDRQPLFYRHLVHYDNNMEKNGTFSVCGLSDDFGCRNTDLSYDLTDHLTYFHIDIDQFIEDGCPRDRLF, from the exons atgccgctctgtctcaccttcattgacttgaagaaggcctttgactcagttgagacggaagcggttgtggaagccttggacaaccaaggcgtccctactcagtacataaag catcagccaagcggagcgaatgctgaccgaattcgacggaACATGTGGATGTAtcgatcttcagctgaatctacaaagacgatgttcatgcggaacggatggatctcggatgccccgttcacgctcaacgaaacgaacatatccgaatgcaccagctatgtttatctgggtcgggaattgaacatgatgaacgacctgacccccgagctgggcaggaggagacgagcggatTGGGGAGCATACAACAGTGTCGAGGATGTAgcgaagaagaccaggaacacccggctctgtgcccacctcttcaacaccaccgtacttcctgttttgacctatgcttcggaaagctgggcatttcgcaagcaggaagaaaacacg GTTACTGGCTATTCTCTGGGTGGTTCCTTAGCCTCAATGACATCACTCTATGTGACGAAGAAGCAGCTTGTGGATCGCAGTCTT ATTCGCTTAGTTACATTTGGTGAGCCAAGGACAGGAAATGTGGCATTTGCAAAGGAGATCGAGGAAACTATTGTTTTTCGCTACcgtattgtaaaaaaaaacgatttt ATATCAAGCATACCAAGATCAGTGGATCCCACAACTTCGTTGCTGACTGCTACGCTATTTGACAGGCAGCCGCTGTTCTATCGGCATTTAGTACATTATGATAACAATATGGAGAAGAACGGAACGTTCTCG GTTTGTGGGCTCTCCGACGACTTCGGCTGCCGCAACACAGACCTCTCTTACGATCTTACCGATCATCTCACTTATTTCCACATAGATATCGATCAGTTCATCGAAGACGGTTGCCCACGGGATCGGTTGTTCTAG
- a CDS encoding hypothetical protein (NECATOR_CHRX.G24211.T2) — protein MDLEKFCREDHAFYKVIIGDFNAEIGPRRTPEELHIGTHGLQWNDQGERLSKFIMTTKTIHRNLQFQKPSSLRWTWESPSGGYRNEIDHITVNKRFCLTDVAVVPEFYTGSDHRLLRGRFSFTRRAEKAAKFRERNLRTIIDWDLFATLTGFWEDSAMDNIDDEYDRLVEHLHDCAKNAESFKTTKRRLSLETLELIRQRGAARAAGNQELTSELARLCREAIKEDFKERRAEG, from the coding sequence atggacctggagaagttctgccgagaagatcatgccttctacaaggtcataattggtgatttcaacgccgaaattggcccaagaagaacgccggaggaacttcacatcgggacccacggcctacaatggaatgaccagggtgAAAGGCTCTccaagttcatcatgacgactaagaccatccatagGAACttgcaattccagaagccctcctctctgcgctggacgtgggagtcacccagtggagggtaccgtaatgaaatagaccacatcaccgtcaataaaaggttctgcctgacggacgtcgctgttgtaccagagttctatacgggatcggaccatcgcctcctccgaggaagattttccttcacaaggagagcagagaaagccgccaagttcagagagagaaatctcAGGACTATCATcgactgggatctcttcgctacgctaaccggcttttgggaagattccgcaatggacaacatcgacgatgaatatgaccggctcgttgaacaccttcacgactgcgcgaaaaatgctgagagttttaaaaccaccaagagacgcctgtctcttgaaactcttgagctgatccgccagcgtggagcagcacgagccgcagggaaccaagaactcacgtccgagctcgcaaggctttgcagagaggcgataaaggaagactttaaagagagaagagcggaaggctga